The Niastella koreensis GR20-10 genome includes a window with the following:
- a CDS encoding Hsp20/alpha crystallin family protein — MSVIKRNGNSLPAFPSLFDDFFSREFFNWGNSNFSSTSTTVPAVNIKESAEEFKVEVAAPGMDKKDFVITLDGNQLTISSAKQGEETKKEEIYTRREFSYQSFTRTFQLPKDVVDSEKIMATYENGLLNLTIPKKEEAKQKGPKQIAIN; from the coding sequence ATGTCTGTTATTAAAAGAAATGGAAATAGCCTGCCTGCTTTTCCATCATTATTCGATGATTTCTTTAGCCGTGAATTTTTCAACTGGGGAAACAGTAATTTTTCCTCCACCAGCACTACAGTGCCTGCAGTAAATATTAAGGAGAGTGCCGAGGAGTTTAAAGTTGAAGTGGCAGCCCCCGGCATGGATAAGAAAGATTTTGTTATTACACTGGACGGCAATCAGCTTACCATCAGCTCTGCAAAACAGGGCGAAGAGACAAAGAAAGAAGAGATCTATACCCGCCGGGAATTCAGCTATCAGTCTTTCACAAGAACATTTCAACTTCCCAAAGACGTGGTAGATTCTGAAAAAATAATGGCGACGTATGAAAATGGCCTGCTGAATTTAACGATCCCTAAAAAAGAAGAAGCCAAACAAAAGGGGCCCAAACAAATTGCAATCAACTAA